In Lepidochelys kempii isolate rLepKem1 chromosome 8, rLepKem1.hap2, whole genome shotgun sequence, a single genomic region encodes these proteins:
- the TAL1 gene encoding T-cell acute lymphocytic leukemia protein 1 isoform X2 codes for MERPPAELPRSDPRDARPPQPHDPGAEGTSEPESSRGGMEVPGEPQLLLNGVSKETGRPSPGPPAAAVPVIELVRRDIKGREAPGEAMQRAPGAEPCRAPAEAACDARMVQLSPTALPLPAAGRAMLYNIGQPLGTINSGFFGEPDTLSIYNNNRMKRRSSPYEVEISDGPHTKVVRRIFTNSRERWRQQNVNGAFAELRKLIPTHPPDKKLSKNEILRLAMKYINFLAKLLNDQEEEGNQRGKVNKDTGIVQEDLLQDMLSPNSSCGSSLDGAGSPDSFTEEHETLDTKHTRSLHHSILPVEGNAQR; via the exons ATGGAGAGGCCGCCGGCGGAGCTGCCCCGCAGTGACCCGCGGGATGCCCGGCCCCCGCAGCCGCACGATCCGGGAGCGGAAGGCACGAGCGAGCCGGAGAGCAGCCGCGGGGGGATGGAGGTCCCAggagagccccagctgctgctcaatGGGGTTTCCAAGGAGACCGGCCGGCCCTCCCCCgggccccccgccgccgccgtGCCGGTGATCGAGCTGGTGCGCAGGGACATAAAAGGCCGCGAGGCGCCCGGCGAGGCGATGCAGAGAGCTCCGGGCGCCGAGCCGTGCAGAGCCCCGGCCGAGGCCGCCTGCGACGCCCGCATGGTGCAGCTGAGCCCCACGGCGCTTCCCCTGCCGGCGGCCGGCCGAGCCATGCTCTACAACATCGGCCAGCCGCTGGGCACCATCAACAG TGGGTTTTTTGGAGAGCCAGACACCTTGTCAATCTACAACAACAATAGAATGAAAAGAAGATCGTCTCCTTATGAAGTGGAGATCAGTGACG GTCCCCATACAAAAGTGGTCCGCCGCATTTTTACCAATAGCCGGGAAAGGTGGAGACAACAGAATGTCAATGGTGCATTCGCAGAGCTTCGTAAACTCATTCCGACCCACCCACCTGACAAAAAACTGAGCAAGAATGAAATTTTACGCCTGGCTATGAAATACATCAACTTCCTGGCCAAACTGCTTAATGACCAGGAAGAAGAGGGAAACCAAAGGGGCAAAGTGAACAAAGACACTGGGATAGTCCAAGAGGATCTCCTGCAGGACATGTTGTCTCCAAACTCTAGCTGTGGAAGCTCTTTAGATGGAGCAGGGAGCCCGGACAGCTTCACAGAAGAACATGAAACATTAGATACAAAGCATACAAGGAGTCTCCATCACTCCATTCTTCCTGTAGAAGGCAATGCCCAGCGATGA
- the TAL1 gene encoding T-cell acute lymphocytic leukemia protein 1 isoform X1 yields MKSKWTMERPPAELPRSDPRDARPPQPHDPGAEGTSEPESSRGGMEVPGEPQLLLNGVSKETGRPSPGPPAAAVPVIELVRRDIKGREAPGEAMQRAPGAEPCRAPAEAACDARMVQLSPTALPLPAAGRAMLYNIGQPLGTINSGFFGEPDTLSIYNNNRMKRRSSPYEVEISDGPHTKVVRRIFTNSRERWRQQNVNGAFAELRKLIPTHPPDKKLSKNEILRLAMKYINFLAKLLNDQEEEGNQRGKVNKDTGIVQEDLLQDMLSPNSSCGSSLDGAGSPDSFTEEHETLDTKHTRSLHHSILPVEGNAQR; encoded by the exons ATGAAAAGCAAATG gaCGATGGAGAGGCCGCCGGCGGAGCTGCCCCGCAGTGACCCGCGGGATGCCCGGCCCCCGCAGCCGCACGATCCGGGAGCGGAAGGCACGAGCGAGCCGGAGAGCAGCCGCGGGGGGATGGAGGTCCCAggagagccccagctgctgctcaatGGGGTTTCCAAGGAGACCGGCCGGCCCTCCCCCgggccccccgccgccgccgtGCCGGTGATCGAGCTGGTGCGCAGGGACATAAAAGGCCGCGAGGCGCCCGGCGAGGCGATGCAGAGAGCTCCGGGCGCCGAGCCGTGCAGAGCCCCGGCCGAGGCCGCCTGCGACGCCCGCATGGTGCAGCTGAGCCCCACGGCGCTTCCCCTGCCGGCGGCCGGCCGAGCCATGCTCTACAACATCGGCCAGCCGCTGGGCACCATCAACAG TGGGTTTTTTGGAGAGCCAGACACCTTGTCAATCTACAACAACAATAGAATGAAAAGAAGATCGTCTCCTTATGAAGTGGAGATCAGTGACG GTCCCCATACAAAAGTGGTCCGCCGCATTTTTACCAATAGCCGGGAAAGGTGGAGACAACAGAATGTCAATGGTGCATTCGCAGAGCTTCGTAAACTCATTCCGACCCACCCACCTGACAAAAAACTGAGCAAGAATGAAATTTTACGCCTGGCTATGAAATACATCAACTTCCTGGCCAAACTGCTTAATGACCAGGAAGAAGAGGGAAACCAAAGGGGCAAAGTGAACAAAGACACTGGGATAGTCCAAGAGGATCTCCTGCAGGACATGTTGTCTCCAAACTCTAGCTGTGGAAGCTCTTTAGATGGAGCAGGGAGCCCGGACAGCTTCACAGAAGAACATGAAACATTAGATACAAAGCATACAAGGAGTCTCCATCACTCCATTCTTCCTGTAGAAGGCAATGCCCAGCGATGA
- the TAL1 gene encoding T-cell acute lymphocytic leukemia protein 1 isoform X3, protein MKSKCGFFGEPDTLSIYNNNRMKRRSSPYEVEISDGPHTKVVRRIFTNSRERWRQQNVNGAFAELRKLIPTHPPDKKLSKNEILRLAMKYINFLAKLLNDQEEEGNQRGKVNKDTGIVQEDLLQDMLSPNSSCGSSLDGAGSPDSFTEEHETLDTKHTRSLHHSILPVEGNAQR, encoded by the exons ATGAAAAGCAAATG TGGGTTTTTTGGAGAGCCAGACACCTTGTCAATCTACAACAACAATAGAATGAAAAGAAGATCGTCTCCTTATGAAGTGGAGATCAGTGACG GTCCCCATACAAAAGTGGTCCGCCGCATTTTTACCAATAGCCGGGAAAGGTGGAGACAACAGAATGTCAATGGTGCATTCGCAGAGCTTCGTAAACTCATTCCGACCCACCCACCTGACAAAAAACTGAGCAAGAATGAAATTTTACGCCTGGCTATGAAATACATCAACTTCCTGGCCAAACTGCTTAATGACCAGGAAGAAGAGGGAAACCAAAGGGGCAAAGTGAACAAAGACACTGGGATAGTCCAAGAGGATCTCCTGCAGGACATGTTGTCTCCAAACTCTAGCTGTGGAAGCTCTTTAGATGGAGCAGGGAGCCCGGACAGCTTCACAGAAGAACATGAAACATTAGATACAAAGCATACAAGGAGTCTCCATCACTCCATTCTTCCTGTAGAAGGCAATGCCCAGCGATGA